The Anoplopoma fimbria isolate UVic2021 breed Golden Eagle Sablefish chromosome 9, Afim_UVic_2022, whole genome shotgun sequence genome contains the following window.
GCAGATGACTGCTTCCTTAAGatctgtaaatgtgtttgatgtGAAGAGTTGCATCCAAGATTTACATGggatacatgtaaaaaaatatgcatttaatcAGAACTGTTAAGGTGTCAAATATCATAGCTCATTGCATAACAGTAACACAACTAGTCAGTGTGATTTGTGAGGTTTGTGGTTAAACTGACAAGAACTATGAGCTAACAGCCTCAtaaccaataaataaaataggcGCAGTGGTCACGCCGATTGGTTCTCCATTTTAATCCAAACGGAGGGGTTGCAAGCAAGCACAGTAGTTTATTGTTCTTAATAGAACTAGAGCTATTGATATGTTAATTGAGATAATTCTAGATTGATCAGTTTGTGGGTTCCTTTTCCTTCACcgtgtgtgtctgcagggtCTGGTGCTGGGAGTGTttgagaaggagggagaggagggaggcctTCATCTTACCGAAGCAGCTGCGGGTTTTGACCAAAATATTTCTGGGAAACTCTCTGAACTGCTGAAAATGTGAGTCTCTGATGTTTGTCAGTACGTCTTGTTATGTGATGATAACAATAACAGTTTAGTGCAACGGTCCTGCAATGAATCCTCCCTTCAATAAAGTTATGATCAGTTTTTGATGAAACTGTTTTAGGGAGTTGTTGGGTCAACTTAAGGATAATTCTTGGGGCTAACTTATTTTTGTATAACAAATTTAGTTTACCCTTTTATTAGAAATTGGATGTGCAATACAGTGCAGTAGAGTGCACAGAGGAACAATATTGAGTTTCCCTGGtcagaacagaaaaacaaatgatgcaACATTCAGACTaaacacaaggtgaaaacaGCAAAATGGGAATACAAACTGTTTTGCAACTCTGTTAGTGAAACCTTGCAACCTTGAGAAAACAAGCTAGAAAACCAGTTACAAgtaaacacacaacatgcagTGCAAATGGtagaaatatatgaatataagtAGTGTAAAcaagacagacaaaaaacatcCTGATGAATCCCTGGATACCACGTTAACGCTGTGTTCCTGTCTATTCTGTTGCATAGTTGGTTAATAAACTTGTCTTGTTTTGCTCTCTCCAGCTCTGGACCGGCTCTCAAGAAAGGCAAAAGTAGAATATTTTATGGAATCCACAAGGTAAGAAAAGGGACATTAGAAAAAGACTAACCCGATCTCTTAACAACGTCAGAGTTATTAAATCTTCCCTGTGTCTTCTCCAGGACTTCCCATGTGTCGCAGTGGTCGGGCTGGGTAAGTCcagtgcaggtgtgtgtggcTCAGAAAACTGGGACACCGGCAAAGAGAACGTCAGACAGGCAGTGTCAGGTAAGacattatttccatttcatgtaaTGTTATGTACTTTGAAagttgtcttatcttatcttaccagAGTTACTACCTGGCtgatatctgtgtgtctgtctgtgtgtgttcagctggCTGCCGGCTGCTTCAGGACCTGGAGGTGAACCATGTGGAGGTGGACGGCTGCGGTGATGCCCAATCAGCGGCAGAAGGCGCCGCTCTGGGTTTGTTCCAATACGACCAACTCAAAACCAAGAAAAAGACCAAAGTAACCACACAGCTTCATGGAAGGTAGACTAACAAATAAGCTTCAGCATAAATCTGAGGCGTTTCACACTACTGGGTTATTACAGATGTAATGCAGCATCATGCTAATGtatatgtgtctgtctgtctgtgtgtgtgtttgttcttagTGCCGACTCGGCCGGTTGGCAGAAAGGAGTCATGTATGCAGATGGCCAAAACCTGGCTCGGCTACTCATGGAAGCTCCCGCCAATCACATCACTCCTACTGCTTTTGCCGACACCATCGAAGAGAAATTAGCGCTGCATGCTGAACGAGTCACAGTAAATAAGAGGTCTGTGAATTAATTCATCATTACCGTCATGAACCAATTATGTCAGAACTcagaaaacaacagcaaagcatgcaaacatgtgAAATACAGTACATTATTTTGATTTGGTGCATTGTTGAAGGGCATTTCGGGACACGTAAATGAACGGCTTCTTATAGAGTTGCCAGATGTGGAACAATGTTTGACTGCAGAACGCAGGAGACTGTGATTACTCTTTAGACCAAGTGAttgtaaaccaaaaaaaaatgtaacaaatatatGACAATTCTTGATAAAAGTTCAATCAAAATATTCTATCACCTAAAATAAGGTCTTGTCTGAATATGGATCCTTTTTTGCACCCTGAAGATCAGATAAAGGAGGAGAGTTTTTACCTAATAGTTGATGTGTGCCTGTAGATCTCAGGCCTGGATAGAGCAGCAACAGATGGGAGCGTTCCTCAGCGTGTCTAAAGGCTCAGAGGAGCCCCCTGTCTTCCTGGAGCTACATTACAACGGCTCTCCTGACAGCAAGCAGGCCCCGCTGCTCCTAGTGGGCAAGGGCATCACCTTCGACAGGTAAACCGTAATAATACACACTCAAGCCAAATACTCACAAAAGAAAATCGTTTCAAAGCTAACATTAATGCTGTTGTGACTCCTCCTTGGCAGCGGTGGCATTTCTCTGAAGCCGTCTCCTTCTATGGACGCAATGAGAGCAGATATGGGGGGAGCTGCCACCGTGTGTGCTGCTATCgtcacagcagcagctctgaagCTACCAGTCAACATTATTGGTAAATGTTTTGGCAATATGGATCCTccaaaatcagtttttttctacCATAGTTTGTTAATTACAGAAACTAAGAATATCCAGAGACCATAAAAGCCCAACATGgacttttaaaacatgtttttataactTTGAATCACCGCTCTTGTACTTCATTGAAAACAAATCTCTCTTGTCTGTTTCCATTGGTTAACATAAATCAGGTCTGGCTCCCCTGTGTGAGAACATGCCCAGTGGAAAAGCTACTAAACCAGGTGATGTTGTCATGgccaaaaatggaaaaacaatccAGGTGGGTGGAACAAACCGTTACGTGAGTGTGATACGTTTGTGCTCTTATATGTGTGCATACAGATAAACAGgttttattgttgctttttaCAGGTTGATAATACGGATGCAGAGGGCCGACTGGTTCTCGCCGACGCACTCTGTTACGGACACACTTTCAACCCCAGAGCCATCGTAAATGTTGCTACGCTAACAGGTGGGATTTTTCAATAGATTTATTGACATagacatggttttttttttatgtttacatcATGTTATGATGCTAAAGTTATGTAAAACAATCAGTGCTGTCAATTGATCTTTTGTTGCGGACCAAACAATTGGACTGAGACCCCCTGAAAAGCTGATTCTCAGGGAAGAAACTGTCAAGGAATCTGTATATACACATCATTATCTTACCAAGGATAAACGTATACATGGGAGGAAGTGAATGCATCAATCCAAAAAGTATCTATAACCCCTGTAAATATGGTACGGGATGCCTCTTTTTCATCCTGTTTCAACCTGTCACCGTGTTCCTATTCATGAGGTCCAGTTGGAGTCTTAAGCATTAGTGCTCATAATCAGCTCTTTCTTTGTGACACCAGAGAAGATAAATTAACACAAGAGGTGCAGGAAAATGCTGCATGACTTGGTGTCACTCACTGGAATTTGATTTCACCACGTGGTGCCCATGTAGCGCTAATGATGCAGGCTGACAGTACTCAAAACTTTCCAATGAGAGATACTCGTTGATAATATAATTTGTAAGTTTTCAAATGTGGCTTGTTTTGTCTCTCAAGGTGCGATGGATGTAGCTCTCGGCTCAGCAGCAACTGGAGTATTTACAAACTCTGACTGGCTCTGGCAGCAGCTGCAAAAGGTACTGTGTGTGCGCAATGAACTCACTCCCAACATCTCAGTCCATCAGCTCCTGTGTTGactaatggtgtgtgtgtgtgtgtgtgtttgtgtgttgtgtgcgtgcgtttgcAGGCTAGTGTTGTGACAGGTGACAGAGTGTGGCGGATGCCTCTGTTCCAGCACTACACCAGACAGGTGACTGACTGCCAGCTGGCCGACCTCAACAACGTCGGCAACAGCCGGTACGTATCTCGCTACGCTAACTGAGTGACTGCAGACATCAGAGTACAGATTATTCAGTCATGTATAACCAAACCAAATATTATATAACCATATTAGAGGGTTGAAGGCTTTGACATGAGTCGGGATGATTTGGTTCTTCAAATTCATTTTATGATGGTTTCAACTCTTCTTTGCCTTTATTTCAAACTAAGGGCACAATATTACCCAAGATAACTTAATCCAGGATAAATGATGAGAACAAACAGGATTATTTTTAACCTGATAACAGCAAGTTAACCTGCATTAGTTCATAACAGGACCCAGGAGAATTCCCATGGCTTTATTTACCTGAATCTGACTGTGTGTCTCGGTCATCTTTCTAGTTCCGGCGGTGCGTGCACAGCAGCTGCATTCCTGAAAGAGTTCGTCACGGCTCCTCATTGGGCCCATCTGGACATCGCAGGTGTGATGAGCAACAAAGATGAAGTTCCCTACCTGAGAAAAGGCATGTCTGGAAGGCCGACACGTACGCTGGTGGAGTTTGCTGCTGGATTGGCCCACAGTgactgagagagacacaaataGCAGATCGGACAGAAGACTGCAAGATTCAACCTCGATCTCTCAGCAGTGGCCAGGTTTAGAAGTCAAAAATGGACAATATCATATACATTGAAGAGCTCAGAAAATGATGGCAGGGATTCATTGCtgtattttttccaacatgaTGTCTTTGATGGTTACAGCTAATGCGTCAATGTAAGAGGCCACAATGTAATACAGGTTCAGCGGATCCCCACACTGTTGTGATTTCAGCTAAAAACAACTGAAGCTCCATCGAACTTCATAGTTCACATAATTTATATGTTGTATAAAATAAACTctattattaataacaaatgTGTAATCTCTATAGCTTTTTGGTCGACATCGGCTTCCCACCCAAACATTAAACCCTTGTGTTTTTGAATACTTCTTTCCAAAATCATGGTCATTAATGTTCTGCTGTAACAGCATCCACTCTTCTGAGAAGGATTAGCAACAGAATTTGGCAACTCGCTGCTGTGATTTGCCCCGATTTAAGCCAAAAGAACATTAGTGAGGCAGAATGCCTGAAAATGGAAGTTCATCCATGATGGCATTCATCCCAAAGGCCAGTCAAGTTTCTCTCTATCAGACTTCTTTACGGACCTTTCATTGTGCACGGGGGCGAGTCAGTGCCCTCCCCAAACTGTTGGAAGCATGCATTGGCTTGGGACTCGTTTGAACAAAAGCTGCTTGTGTCACCTCATGAGTTGTTAGGAGTCCATTAAACCAAATAACGCTTTGCTTCTTCAATTGCCTCAGATTTGTAGTTTGTAGAAGCCCAAagagctgaaaataaaaagaaatggaaacgagaaaacaaaaagaacccTACTTTTGTAATATGCTTCCTAAGGGGTCGTGACCTTTtggttgggaaccactgctcttaaatattgtgtgtttttattgtgtgacttttaaCTGACACCAGCCAGACCATGAAAAACCAGAACAGGGTTGCCCCCCCTCGGTTGTCCTGAGAGCTACGTCACTCTCCGTGTGCGCATGCGCGTACCGGGTAGCCAGATCAAGATGGCGTCCTCCTTGAGTGGGATGTTCTCCAGTCAGCCGCCGCCCGGCGCGCATCCCGTCGGGGGTCCCGGTGCACCGGGCCAGCCGGGCTTCCCCGGTGCAGCTACCAGACCTCCGGGAAACATCACGCTGGTGGATGAACTGGAGGCGTCCTTCGAGGTAGAGCTAACGTTGAGAGGCTAGCACCCGTTAGCTGGGAGTGCTAACTGTTGTTAGCTTATTAAGCTAGCGAGGGGACGTTTAATGTTTAGCATTGGCTGGTGTTGATAAGATACTGCAGTCTCACATGGCAGGgctgttaaaaaatgtctttattggGTGAATCATGCTTAGATAACTCTAAAATACTACAATAGATGACACTAGGCTAAATATGCTAATGATCTAAGTGAGCTTCACGTCCCAAGCATCTTAACATGTAGTTAACCCAATAGCTCTGCAGGTCTAATGTCACTTCACTCTCTTTTTCAAACCCTTAACACACTCACAGTCTTCAGATCCAAGAATACTGAAAAAGACACCTTGTATTCATTCAAAGTTTGTATACTAGAATATATTTACATCTACACTGTCCCATGATCAGACTGTGTGGCATATTTGGTCAACTCTACAGGACAGGATGTTTCTCGGCCTAATGTGTTAAACTAGAAAGCTGGTTTTAGTCAACAGATTGTCTTTGCAGGACAACTTTTTGAGCATTTAGAAAAAAGGGCAAATTCACTAAAGCTGTGCACTTTTCTTTAGGCATGTTTTGCCTCCCTGGTAAGTCAGGACTACGTTAACGGAACTGATCAGGAGGAGATTCGAACTGGTCAGTGAAACCTCTAATTcattactttttgttgtttagtttattGCATGTTGCAATCTGTATATTGATGTCAATCTGTTTGTCTGTTGATTGCAGGTGTTGACCAGTGCATACAGAAGTTTCTGGACGTGGCTCGACAGACAGAGTGCTTCTTCTTACAGAAAAGGCTTCAGTTATCTGTGCAGAAACCAGAACAGGTGGTGAAAGAGGTAAattaatatactgtactatatctTGACAGTTTTGAAGTGGTTGTCTCCAACTCCTCCCGTCGACTTAATTACCACTCCATTTTTCTataatttgtgtatttgtaggTTTTGTTACCCAAATTTTCTgtccaaacaaaataaactcgTTGTTGAGAATGACTAGCTAGCTGTGCTATATCCAACCTTCAACAGCATCGCATCTATTTCTTACACCCTGTATCTGTGACATGCTGTCGGCATTTACGTATTATGAATTTCTCTCCATTTGTTAATGTGCTGTCTCTCTTCtcacatacatttgttttttctcacttcaGGATGTGTCAGAGTTACGTAATGAGCTACAGAGGAAAGAATTGCTGGTTCAGAAACACTTGTCCAAACTGCACCACTGGCAACAAGTGCTGGAGGACGTGAGCGTTCAACACCGTAAACCCTCTGACCTTCCTCCTCCCGGACCGCTGGCCTTTCTAGAGCAGGCCTCTGCCAGTCTGCCCCCTGCCCCTTTAAAACCAAATTAACACACCAAAGTTACAGTCACATTAGTCTTCTGTTGTACGAAATTGTTTACACACAGAATGGGATGTTGAACTCTGACCTGCAAGCAGCTGGTGATCACACCCAAATGGGAAACAGATTTGTTTGCATTCATCAATCATAAAGGCTCGACTTGAAGCAAGATGGAGCAAATATTTGCAGGACTTAAGTGTAGCTGTCACTCAACACACTATGTACATTGTGTGATGCCCACTATCATGTGTCAACCTATGAGAAACTGAAGAACAGTATGTTGTCAATGTCCAACTGTTGGAACATCAGGACATAGATCATTTTATTTCcgtattttgttttatgtaaatatttctattgctgacttttttttactgtaaaataaacttACTTTGTATTTTGACTTTGGACTTAAgtctttattatgtttttctatttgtacAGTgcatcatttttgtgtttgaaaacaatatttaaaggGGCATTCCACCATTTTTACACATGAAGATGAGTTTAGTATTCATGGAGAGTTGTTCTCTGCACAAACAgttgtttaatgtattttgtggCTCTGGAAGAGATATTtgttaaatctgaaaaaataaacccTGTTGGTGTTACAAACTGTGTTACAAACAGATGACAAAGGATTTGACAAAGAGATGCCAAGGTGTTTTGGGTGTTATGGGAATTGTGAGATCCAGCTTTCTTGGAGCATAACTCAGGACTAAAAGTCAAGATCCCGCCTTCTGCTGCTTCAATTTTGACCATTCTGTGTTTTAATCTCTCACAAGTTACCAAATGTAATGGAAATGCTAAACCAGTGGATTACTAATTTAATTACCGTCATTGTCCTATAAGTTGAAATATACTTATATAAAAGTGGAGTCTTATCATgggtaaaaaacagaaacatgctgACAGCTGTAATATTCCATGTGACTTCTGGATGAAATCATGACAGAGAAAAGACTTGAGATAAGCCATGACTGAGCCCCCTGACAGCCTGCCGTCTCTAATGCATTCAGCGTCTTCACACCACAACAGACTTGTTCTCCGCGGCTTCACAGCTATCGCCCGTCCACGGACAGTACAGCCAGACACAGATGGACTCCAAAGACAAAAAACTTCTTACAGAACAGGGGTCTGTGGCCTTGACATGATGGAACAGGggatttattattacatttgcaGAAcacctttttatacattttctaattaaGTTGCATCTGAAAAACGGAATCTGTTGTATTTATGAAGAATCTTGTTTTGCATTCTCTAGTTGAatctttatataaaatattaatactcataataCCTCAAATTTATGAGACACCAAGTCAAAATTTCTATTTACAAAGTCTTAATTAAGACATAGTTCCTCAAAATGTTGAGTTAGTCAAAATGATGTCCTATAACAAAATCACAACATATAAATATTTCCAGTTAGAGTCAAACTTAATAGACAATAATTTATAACTAGGAAATATAAAGACAGATTCATGACATACTGAAGACAAATTATGAGATTGTTAGTCAAGGTGTCAAGTGTTTAATTGCCAAATGCAAAAATCTTATATTTTAGGACAACATTATGAAATATGAAGGTAATTAGTCCACATTGTGAGATTGAAAGTCAAAATTGACTGAACAAGTCAAATAAATTATACTTACTTAAATGTATGAGATTAAATAAATCAAGATTATGAGATACATCTTAACCACAAGGAAC
Protein-coding sequences here:
- the med28 gene encoding mediator of RNA polymerase II transcription subunit 28, with the translated sequence MASSLSGMFSSQPPPGAHPVGGPGAPGQPGFPGAATRPPGNITLVDELEASFEACFASLVSQDYVNGTDQEEIRTGVDQCIQKFLDVARQTECFFLQKRLQLSVQKPEQVVKEDVSELRNELQRKELLVQKHLSKLHHWQQVLEDVSVQHRKPSDLPPPGPLAFLEQASASLPPAPLKPN
- the lap3 gene encoding cytosol aminopeptidase; the encoded protein is MTMLLLRRTVQTAKHCRSFTTSQTHLNERKGLVLGVFEKEGEEGGLHLTEAAAGFDQNISGKLSELLKISGPALKKGKSRIFYGIHKDFPCVAVVGLGKSSAGVCGSENWDTGKENVRQAVSAGCRLLQDLEVNHVEVDGCGDAQSAAEGAALGLFQYDQLKTKKKTKVTTQLHGSADSAGWQKGVMYADGQNLARLLMEAPANHITPTAFADTIEEKLALHAERVTVNKRSQAWIEQQQMGAFLSVSKGSEEPPVFLELHYNGSPDSKQAPLLLVGKGITFDSGGISLKPSPSMDAMRADMGGAATVCAAIVTAAALKLPVNIIGLAPLCENMPSGKATKPGDVVMAKNGKTIQVDNTDAEGRLVLADALCYGHTFNPRAIVNVATLTGAMDVALGSAATGVFTNSDWLWQQLQKASVVTGDRVWRMPLFQHYTRQVTDCQLADLNNVGNSRSGGACTAAAFLKEFVTAPHWAHLDIAGVMSNKDEVPYLRKGMSGRPTRTLVEFAAGLAHSD